A part of Lacibacter sp. H407 genomic DNA contains:
- a CDS encoding nucleotidyltransferase family protein: MKAMIFAAGLGSRFKPWTDHHPKALALVNGKSLLQRNIEYLQQYGITDVVVNVHHFADQIIEAIEKNKGWGSNIVISDERDQVLETGGGLLKARPLLEGDEPFVTINVDILTNLNLHDLLAYHYQHKPLISFAVTNRKTARNFLFDDANKLCGWRNVTTGEEKGPVLTYTEDEKKKLIEKAYSCVVVFEPRFFSLVKQSGKFSLTEPYLDLAAEHTILGYDHSGDVLVDVGKQESVAVAENYFM; the protein is encoded by the coding sequence ATGAAAGCAATGATTTTTGCAGCGGGTTTGGGTTCACGTTTTAAACCATGGACTGATCATCATCCCAAAGCGTTGGCATTGGTAAACGGCAAGAGTTTGTTGCAACGAAACATTGAATACCTGCAGCAATATGGTATTACAGATGTGGTGGTGAATGTGCATCATTTTGCTGACCAGATCATCGAAGCAATAGAAAAAAATAAAGGTTGGGGTAGCAATATTGTTATCAGTGATGAACGGGATCAAGTGCTGGAAACAGGCGGTGGTTTATTGAAAGCAAGACCATTGCTGGAAGGCGATGAGCCGTTTGTTACGATCAATGTGGATATTCTTACAAACTTAAATCTTCATGATCTGCTTGCTTATCATTATCAACACAAACCCTTGATTTCGTTTGCTGTTACCAATCGAAAAACGGCCCGTAATTTTTTATTTGATGATGCAAATAAATTATGCGGTTGGCGTAATGTAACAACGGGCGAAGAGAAAGGTCCGGTGCTTACGTATACAGAAGATGAAAAGAAGAAGCTTATTGAAAAAGCATATAGTTGTGTAGTTGTGTTTGAACCACGCTTTTTTTCATTGGTAAAACAAAGCGGTAAGTTCTCTTTGACCGAACCTTATCTTGATCTTGCAGCAGAGCATACGATTTTAGGTTATGATCACAGTGGTGATGTGTTGGTTGATGTGGGGAAGCAGGAGAGTGTGGCGGTGGCGGAGAATTATTTTATGTAA
- a CDS encoding DUF2490 domain-containing protein produces the protein MKQLTHLFAVVFFLFIATTGTAQNTRIRDNNNIGWFSGTGTFAFNKKWSGHLEYQWRRDNYITNWQQSLLRTGINYHANSNTTFRLGYAWAETYAYGDNPLNAFGKTFTEHRMYQMATLTQRSGSIDISHRMILEQRWLPRYNSAASVKPDNWLFMNRARYMLRLQQSLKGKTLEDKEPYVAAYDEILVGFGKNVNENIFDQNRFGLLLGYRFSPKFRLEAGYISQIAQLAREIGGRNVFQHNNGFIINTFFNVNL, from the coding sequence ATGAAACAATTGACCCATCTTTTTGCAGTAGTATTTTTTTTGTTTATTGCAACAACAGGCACTGCACAAAATACAAGAATCAGAGATAACAATAATATTGGCTGGTTCTCCGGCACCGGCACATTTGCTTTCAACAAAAAATGGAGTGGGCATTTAGAATATCAATGGCGGAGAGATAACTACATCACCAACTGGCAGCAAAGTTTGTTACGTACCGGCATTAACTACCATGCAAACAGCAACACAACATTCCGGTTGGGTTATGCCTGGGCTGAAACCTATGCCTATGGTGATAATCCGCTCAATGCGTTTGGCAAAACATTTACAGAACATCGCATGTACCAAATGGCTACACTTACACAACGTAGCGGTAGTATTGATATCAGTCATCGTATGATCTTAGAGCAACGTTGGTTACCACGTTACAACTCTGCAGCATCAGTAAAGCCGGATAATTGGTTATTTATGAACCGTGCCCGTTACATGTTGCGTTTACAACAATCATTAAAAGGAAAAACATTGGAAGATAAAGAACCCTATGTTGCTGCGTACGATGAAATACTTGTTGGCTTTGGAAAAAATGTAAATGAAAATATCTTCGATCAGAACAGGTTTGGCTTATTACTTGGCTACCGTTTCTCACCTAAATTCAGACTGGAAGCAGGTTACATCAGCCAGATTGCGCAACTTGCAAGAGAAATTGGCGGACGAAATGTATTTCAACACAACAATGGTTTTATCATCAATACATTCTTCAACGTGAACTTATAA
- a CDS encoding acyltransferase family protein: MNQRFYSLDVFRGATVALMILVNNPGSWSHIYAPLKHAPWHGCTPTDLVFPFFLFAVGNAMAFVMPKLQQGGDGMFWKKVLKRTALIFLIGLLLNLSPFVKWSNNALVLKTLDSIRIMGVLQRIALCYFFASVIVYYFKQRGAFVTAAILLLLYWLLSLFLGTPGTPYSLEGWFGTNIDKAILGEAHMYKGEGIAFDPEGLMSTFAAIVQVIFGYLVGDYIQKKGKTFEMVSGLFVIATILTVSGLAWDMVFPINKKIWTSSYTLYTTGLAIYTIATMIYFIEFKQAKGFLLKFFDVFGKNPLFIFVLSGFLPRALGLIRIHNGLNAEGLPKYLSPFGWFYEKVCKLVPGIPENGSLVYAISMIIMYWAICYWLDKRKIYIKV; the protein is encoded by the coding sequence TTGAATCAACGCTTTTACTCACTCGATGTATTTCGTGGTGCCACCGTTGCACTCATGATCCTGGTGAACAACCCCGGCTCCTGGTCGCATATCTATGCCCCGTTAAAACACGCTCCGTGGCATGGTTGTACACCTACCGATCTGGTGTTTCCATTTTTCCTCTTTGCTGTGGGAAATGCAATGGCGTTTGTGATGCCCAAACTGCAACAGGGAGGCGATGGCATGTTCTGGAAAAAAGTGCTCAAACGTACAGCGCTTATTTTTCTCATTGGTCTATTGCTCAACTTAAGTCCTTTCGTGAAATGGAGCAACAATGCATTAGTACTGAAAACACTGGATTCGATTCGCATCATGGGTGTATTGCAACGTATTGCTCTTTGCTACTTTTTTGCATCGGTAATTGTGTATTACTTCAAACAACGGGGTGCGTTTGTTACAGCAGCCATCTTGCTGTTATTGTATTGGTTGCTGTCGCTCTTTCTTGGTACTCCCGGTACTCCTTACAGTTTAGAAGGCTGGTTTGGCACTAATATCGACAAAGCCATTCTCGGTGAAGCGCATATGTACAAAGGCGAAGGCATTGCATTTGATCCTGAAGGATTGATGAGCACCTTCGCTGCCATTGTGCAGGTGATCTTTGGTTATTTAGTGGGTGATTATATTCAGAAAAAGGGCAAGACCTTTGAAATGGTTAGTGGACTTTTTGTTATTGCAACCATACTTACTGTAAGCGGACTTGCATGGGACATGGTATTCCCCATCAACAAAAAGATCTGGACCAGTTCATACACACTCTACACAACAGGGCTCGCCATCTATACCATTGCAACGATGATCTATTTTATCGAATTCAAACAGGCAAAAGGGTTTCTGCTGAAATTCTTTGATGTGTTTGGCAAAAATCCCTTGTTCATTTTTGTATTAAGTGGTTTCTTACCAAGAGCATTGGGTTTGATCCGTATTCACAATGGTCTCAATGCGGAAGGCTTACCCAAATACCTTTCGCCATTTGGATGGTTTTATGAAAAGGTGTGCAAACTCGTTCCCGGCATTCCTGAAAACGGCTCACTCGTTTATGCCATCAGCATGATCATCATGTACTGGGCAATTTGTTATTGGTTAGATAAGAGGAAGATTTATATTAAAGTGTAA
- a CDS encoding UpxY family transcription antiterminator — protein MNESKHWYAVYTKPRWEKKICAQLEKKGLVYYCPMNKVRRKWSDRYKIIEEPLFKSYVFVQVSEEEKTRVRLTDGVVNFLYWNGKPGIIKDEEIEVIRKFLNEYEQVEVRPISLAAGEKVRVKTGLLMDKEGIVIKVLNNRAFVVLESLGYELTAQFEKSNLEVVVNSS, from the coding sequence ATGAATGAAAGCAAACATTGGTACGCTGTTTATACAAAGCCCAGGTGGGAGAAGAAGATCTGTGCGCAATTAGAAAAAAAAGGGTTGGTTTATTACTGCCCGATGAATAAGGTGCGGCGCAAATGGAGCGACCGATATAAAATAATTGAAGAGCCATTGTTTAAAAGCTATGTGTTTGTGCAGGTTTCTGAAGAGGAGAAGACAAGGGTGCGGTTAACAGATGGGGTGGTGAATTTTTTGTACTGGAACGGGAAGCCGGGCATCATTAAAGATGAGGAAATTGAGGTGATCCGAAAATTTTTGAATGAGTATGAGCAGGTGGAAGTTAGGCCCATCAGTTTGGCAGCTGGCGAAAAGGTGCGTGTGAAGACGGGGCTGTTGATGGATAAAGAAGGTATTGTGATCAAAGTGTTGAACAACCGTGCTTTCGTGGTGCTGGAGAGTTTGGGTTATGAATTGACGGCGCAGTTTGAGAAGAGTAATCTGGAGGTGGTAGTCAATAGTTCATAG
- a CDS encoding GumC family protein yields MANEFEHLPQAEAESRLMTFKEILFKYISNLPLFFFSLGIALIVSWAYLRWATPVYTVSSSMIVKVENATNIKGNDKFSSIFNPTDKINTEDEIDLMRSKEFLKRVVDSLHLNSTYIEHGKVRSSEIYNRAPFVVEPVSIVDSTRVYSFNLELLTANSFLINKETKPRQFFSNFEIGNAIFRIVPSGSMEEVSGRKFTYSWSPSKSVAGSISGRLNISPKSRSSSVLNLSLNTLNVEKGLDILNQVMKEYGSYNVQDKSRISENSLRFISDRLSSLENDLGIVEANLQDFKKRNQFLDLENQSQMYLDNLSQTEVELRTQEMQIMVLDLLDNYIKDKQNVYNLTPTTLGIQDPTLGALISEYNQLLLRRENELRVSREGSPVIREIEQSIEKTRTSMIENLKNIREAYMLSKTELLKRNNLMRTEMFALPAKESQIREIKRQQLIKNELYTFLLQKREETGIQLASTLSNSKIFSEAEGGGMPIFPKRRNAYMLAIFFGILVPVIIVLIRDLMNDRVTTKADIVKFTKMPVIGELGHNDKAQTLVVVKNSRTILAEQFRIIRSNLQPVLKKDRTPVILVTSSFSGEGKSFAATNLAASIALTGKRTVILEFDLRKPKVVSGLGLQRAFGITHYVIGKIGLDELPMKVPDIDNLYVIACGPTPPNPSEMLLEPKIKELFEFCRDHFDAVVIDTAPVGLVSDAMTLAQFADATLFVIRQRYTFKKQLQMLEDLYQQKKFPATSMLVNDIKVEGYNSYYGYGGYGYGYGYGYGYGYGYYDNDPSRNKWYNKVLQFIGIK; encoded by the coding sequence ATGGCCAACGAATTTGAACATTTGCCTCAGGCAGAAGCCGAAAGCAGATTAATGACCTTTAAGGAGATTCTGTTTAAGTATATCTCCAACCTGCCGTTGTTTTTCTTTTCTCTTGGTATTGCCCTGATCGTTTCATGGGCTTACCTCCGTTGGGCAACCCCTGTTTATACGGTTAGCAGCAGCATGATCGTGAAAGTGGAGAATGCCACCAATATCAAAGGGAACGACAAGTTCAGCAGTATTTTTAACCCGACCGATAAGATCAATACAGAAGATGAAATTGACTTGATGCGTTCGAAAGAGTTTTTAAAACGTGTAGTAGACAGCCTTCACTTGAACAGTACCTATATTGAACATGGAAAGGTGCGTAGCAGTGAAATTTATAACCGTGCTCCTTTCGTTGTCGAGCCAGTTAGTATTGTGGATAGTACGAGAGTATATTCTTTCAATTTAGAACTTTTAACCGCAAACAGTTTTCTCATTAATAAGGAGACCAAACCACGGCAATTTTTCAGCAATTTTGAAATCGGGAATGCCATTTTTCGTATTGTTCCCAGTGGCAGTATGGAGGAGGTCAGTGGAAGAAAATTCACTTATAGCTGGAGTCCTTCCAAATCTGTGGCTGGTTCGATTTCAGGTCGTTTGAATATTTCACCTAAGAGCCGAAGCTCAAGTGTGTTGAATTTAAGTCTGAATACCCTGAATGTGGAAAAAGGGCTTGATATCCTCAATCAGGTGATGAAAGAATATGGATCGTACAATGTTCAAGATAAAAGCCGGATATCTGAAAACTCTTTAAGATTTATTTCTGACCGACTTTCAAGCCTGGAAAATGATCTTGGTATTGTGGAAGCTAACCTTCAGGATTTCAAAAAGCGGAATCAATTTCTAGATCTGGAAAACCAGTCGCAAATGTACTTAGATAATCTAAGTCAAACGGAAGTGGAATTACGCACACAGGAAATGCAGATAATGGTGCTAGATCTGTTAGATAATTACATTAAAGACAAGCAAAACGTATATAATCTTACACCTACTACTTTGGGTATTCAAGACCCAACATTGGGTGCCCTAATTTCGGAGTATAACCAACTTCTTCTCCGTCGTGAGAATGAATTACGGGTAAGCCGTGAAGGCAGCCCAGTGATCAGAGAAATTGAGCAAAGCATCGAAAAGACCCGCACATCTATGATCGAAAATCTGAAGAATATCCGTGAGGCCTACATGCTTTCCAAAACAGAACTATTGAAGCGAAACAATTTGATGCGTACTGAAATGTTTGCCTTACCTGCAAAGGAAAGCCAGATTCGGGAGATCAAACGTCAGCAACTAATTAAGAATGAATTATATACGTTCCTGTTACAAAAAAGGGAAGAAACGGGTATCCAACTTGCCTCTACTTTATCGAATTCGAAGATTTTTTCTGAGGCGGAAGGTGGCGGGATGCCTATTTTCCCTAAACGCAGAAATGCTTATATGCTTGCTATTTTCTTCGGAATTTTGGTGCCTGTTATTATTGTGTTGATCCGTGATCTGATGAATGACCGGGTAACCACAAAGGCTGATATTGTAAAGTTTACCAAAATGCCGGTGATAGGGGAGCTAGGTCATAACGACAAAGCCCAAACGCTGGTTGTTGTGAAAAACAGCCGAACCATTTTAGCAGAGCAGTTCAGGATCATCCGTTCTAACCTGCAGCCGGTATTAAAGAAAGACCGTACACCAGTGATACTGGTTACCTCCTCTTTCAGCGGTGAGGGTAAGTCGTTTGCTGCCACCAATCTGGCTGCATCTATTGCATTGACCGGTAAGCGCACTGTGATTCTTGAATTTGATCTACGAAAACCGAAAGTGGTGAGTGGTTTGGGTTTGCAACGTGCTTTTGGTATTACCCATTATGTGATCGGTAAGATCGGGCTCGATGAATTGCCGATGAAAGTGCCTGATATTGATAACCTGTACGTCATCGCCTGCGGACCTACTCCGCCGAATCCATCGGAAATGTTGCTGGAACCAAAGATCAAGGAATTGTTTGAGTTTTGCCGTGATCATTTTGATGCAGTGGTGATTGATACGGCACCAGTTGGGCTTGTGAGTGATGCGATGACACTTGCCCAGTTTGCCGATGCCACGCTTTTTGTGATACGCCAGCGCTATACTTTCAAAAAGCAACTACAAATGCTGGAAGATCTTTATCAGCAAAAGAAATTCCCTGCAACCAGTATGTTGGTGAATGATATTAAAGTGGAAGGCTATAACAGTTATTATGGTTATGGTGGATATGGTTATGGCTACGGATATGGATATGGATATGGTTATGGGTATTACGATAATGACCCCTCGAGGAATAAGTGGTATAATAAGGTGTTGCAGTTTATTGGGATTAAGTAG
- the asnB gene encoding asparagine synthase (glutamine-hydrolyzing) encodes MCRIAGIFDPLAGNLPQRILQMRDTMHRGGPDDAGLFIHPLLPLAFGHRRLSLIDLSEAGHQPMIDEELTIIFNGEIYNYLELRATLQQYGHQFRTESDTEVILKAYRQWGLDAFEFFNGMFALAIWDEKRRQLILARDHAGIKPLYYFIDRECLYFASEIRAFSASGKHFEENPQWRSAFLTFGHLPEPVTTLKNVIPLEKGTAVVIDLPSLKRKVHRFFRWTFTQQLKNEDEALALMRETLEQAVGRHLIADAPIGLFLSGGIDSSLLTLIASHTRTDDLHTLSIIFNEKAYSEEKYQQLIIDKTGARHQSFLVTKDIFNQQLDDAMEAMDQPTLDGINTYFISMYAKAYGLKAVLSGLGADELFGGYPSFQQQKIMKYVQKMPAGFLRSLQNFPDHRMRKLSYAGMPNVASEYLSYRGIFTPVSVASLLGTTQAEIEKDLLSISDHYPVGELSNGNRVSWLETNFYMQNQLLKDSDFMSMWHGIEIRVPFLDKEVMLMAGAIDAAIKFKTVPPKYVLVKSFADELPEAIWKRKKQGFTFPFEGWLKSNEYIKPSNRAEEGLYKDFQKKKLSWGRYWCALLMNRFQEKM; translated from the coding sequence ATGTGTCGAATAGCGGGAATATTTGATCCTTTGGCAGGTAACCTGCCCCAGCGTATTTTGCAGATGCGTGATACGATGCACCGGGGCGGACCGGATGATGCGGGGCTGTTTATTCACCCATTGTTGCCATTGGCGTTTGGTCACCGAAGGTTGTCGTTGATCGATCTGAGTGAAGCAGGACATCAGCCGATGATTGATGAAGAGCTAACAATTATTTTCAACGGCGAAATATATAATTATCTGGAACTGCGTGCCACGTTGCAACAGTACGGACATCAGTTCCGTACGGAAAGTGATACTGAGGTAATCTTAAAAGCCTATCGTCAATGGGGTTTGGATGCCTTCGAGTTTTTTAATGGGATGTTTGCCCTTGCTATTTGGGATGAGAAGAGACGACAATTGATATTAGCAAGAGACCATGCTGGCATTAAGCCATTGTATTACTTTATTGACCGGGAGTGCCTGTATTTTGCATCGGAGATACGTGCTTTTTCTGCATCAGGAAAGCATTTTGAAGAGAATCCCCAATGGCGTTCTGCTTTTTTAACCTTTGGTCATTTACCTGAACCTGTCACTACTTTAAAAAATGTGATCCCTCTGGAAAAGGGAACGGCGGTGGTTATTGATCTGCCTTCGCTGAAACGGAAAGTACATCGTTTTTTCCGTTGGACGTTTACCCAGCAGTTGAAGAATGAAGACGAAGCATTGGCGCTGATGCGTGAAACGCTGGAACAAGCTGTGGGCCGTCATCTGATCGCTGATGCTCCGATCGGATTGTTCCTTAGTGGCGGTATTGATTCGAGCCTGCTGACGTTGATCGCCAGCCATACCCGAACAGATGATTTGCATACATTATCAATAATCTTTAATGAGAAAGCTTATTCTGAAGAAAAGTATCAACAGCTGATCATTGATAAAACAGGCGCCAGGCATCAGAGCTTTTTGGTTACGAAAGATATTTTCAACCAGCAGTTGGATGATGCCATGGAGGCGATGGACCAACCAACATTGGATGGCATTAATACGTATTTTATTTCGATGTATGCGAAGGCATATGGCTTGAAAGCTGTGTTATCTGGCCTTGGTGCCGATGAATTGTTTGGCGGCTACCCCTCATTTCAACAGCAGAAGATCATGAAGTATGTGCAAAAAATGCCAGCAGGTTTTTTGCGTAGCCTGCAAAACTTTCCTGATCACCGGATGCGTAAACTCAGTTATGCCGGTATGCCCAATGTGGCGTCTGAATACCTGAGCTACCGAGGCATTTTTACACCTGTTTCAGTTGCATCCTTACTCGGCACAACACAAGCGGAAATTGAAAAAGATCTTCTTTCGATCAGTGATCATTACCCGGTGGGTGAATTGAGCAACGGGAACCGGGTCAGCTGGTTAGAGACGAATTTTTATATGCAGAACCAGTTGCTCAAGGATTCTGACTTCATGAGTATGTGGCATGGTATTGAAATACGTGTTCCGTTTTTAGATAAGGAAGTGATGCTGATGGCGGGGGCGATTGATGCGGCAATAAAGTTTAAAACCGTTCCACCTAAATATGTATTGGTGAAATCCTTTGCAGATGAATTACCGGAGGCAATCTGGAAGCGGAAAAAACAAGGGTTTACGTTTCCATTTGAAGGATGGTTAAAATCGAATGAATATATCAAGCCTTCCAATAGGGCGGAAGAAGGTTTATACAAAGACTTTCAAAAAAAGAAATTATCGTGGGGGAGGTATTGGTGTGCGTTATTGATGAATCGGTTTCAGGAGAAGATGTGA
- a CDS encoding polysaccharide biosynthesis/export family protein encodes MDKHQSTDQTYSMMRFLGLMAVSMALFLSACVSPEKLRKETVYFNEGLDTSKLGQYQLVEPIIQKGDLLQVNISSRSSATNQLFSQNYSQGTVGAGAEGAAGAGASSGSGGGTGGASNNYLVDIITGEIKLPLLGVIKADGMTKSALEKEIVKRASEYLKEDPIVNIRYQNFRVTFHGLVGSPGSIIFPSERVTFLEALGMAGGIEEGGNLKNILIIREQNGIRTMHTVDLTKGDFFNSPNYYLKQNDMVYVAPTDRRLVSTDQTFQRRFQFVSLGFSLINFIIILTNLFR; translated from the coding sequence ATGGATAAACATCAATCGACTGATCAAACTTATAGTATGATGCGATTTCTGGGCCTGATGGCTGTGAGTATGGCGCTGTTTTTATCGGCCTGTGTATCGCCTGAAAAATTGCGGAAAGAAACTGTGTATTTTAATGAAGGTTTGGATACGTCCAAACTTGGTCAGTACCAGCTGGTGGAGCCAATTATTCAAAAGGGTGATTTGCTGCAGGTAAATATTTCATCAAGAAGCTCCGCAACCAATCAATTGTTCAGCCAGAATTATTCACAGGGAACCGTGGGTGCCGGTGCGGAAGGTGCGGCAGGTGCCGGAGCAAGTTCCGGATCAGGCGGAGGAACTGGCGGGGCCTCTAACAACTATTTGGTTGATATTATTACCGGTGAAATCAAATTGCCCTTGCTTGGAGTTATAAAGGCCGACGGGATGACAAAATCTGCATTGGAAAAGGAAATTGTAAAACGTGCAAGTGAATATCTCAAAGAAGATCCGATTGTAAATATCCGTTACCAAAATTTCCGGGTAACGTTTCACGGGCTGGTTGGGTCGCCAGGTTCTATTATCTTCCCCTCTGAACGTGTTACTTTTCTGGAAGCGCTTGGGATGGCTGGCGGTATTGAGGAGGGAGGGAACTTAAAAAACATCCTGATCATTCGAGAGCAAAATGGAATTCGGACTATGCATACGGTTGACCTCACGAAGGGAGATTTTTTCAATTCCCCTAATTATTACCTGAAGCAAAATGATATGGTATATGTGGCACCGACTGACAGGCGGTTAGTATCTACTGATCAGACTTTTCAAAGAAGGTTTCAATTTGTCAGTTTAGGGTTCTCACTTATCAATTTCATTATTATTCTTACTAATTTATTCCGCTAA
- a CDS encoding metallophosphoesterase has product MRKFLQSILTKPVAAMAKRYSSKPNLQRVHEALSKLYAHTLEHPGKKGLLLPMNAATDRFIIFSDQHKGAKNGSDDFMWAEPNYLAALAHYYNEGYHFISLGDSEELWENTVWPVKSKNKITTEAEKKFLTEKRFTKVFGNHDLFWNNDPFAGLQLFSMYGETVKIYEAVVLQTSISNTALDFFLTHGHQGDGQSDGNPFSAWFVSRIWGPLQSYLNLNPNTPATIKELKTAHNRFMYEWSKQEKNPVLITGHTHQPVFASLTHLERLYKQLIHAREKADEPTAQQLNKEIRFRQDEYDYVNSNYIKMKPFYFNTGCCCYSDGDITGIEIAEGMIRLIKWKKKDNVSIREILEEMKLIDLLI; this is encoded by the coding sequence ATGCGTAAGTTTTTGCAATCGATTCTCACCAAACCCGTTGCCGCAATGGCCAAACGCTATTCCAGCAAACCTAACCTGCAACGAGTACACGAGGCATTAAGTAAATTGTATGCACACACGTTAGAACATCCGGGAAAGAAAGGATTGCTGTTACCGATGAATGCAGCAACAGATCGGTTCATCATTTTCAGCGATCAACACAAAGGCGCCAAAAATGGCAGTGATGATTTTATGTGGGCCGAACCAAACTATCTCGCCGCTCTGGCTCATTATTACAATGAAGGCTATCATTTTATTTCATTAGGCGATAGTGAAGAACTCTGGGAAAATACAGTGTGGCCGGTAAAATCAAAAAATAAAATAACAACAGAAGCAGAGAAAAAATTTCTGACTGAAAAACGATTTACCAAAGTATTCGGCAATCACGATCTGTTTTGGAACAACGATCCGTTTGCAGGCTTGCAACTGTTCAGCATGTATGGCGAAACGGTGAAGATCTATGAAGCGGTTGTATTACAAACAAGCATCAGCAATACGGCACTTGATTTTTTTCTTACACATGGGCATCAGGGCGATGGACAAAGCGATGGCAATCCGTTCAGTGCATGGTTTGTATCACGCATCTGGGGACCGCTGCAGAGTTATCTCAACCTCAATCCCAATACACCGGCCACCATCAAAGAATTAAAAACAGCACATAACCGTTTTATGTATGAGTGGAGCAAGCAGGAAAAAAATCCTGTGCTGATCACAGGTCATACCCATCAACCCGTGTTTGCATCATTAACACATCTGGAGCGTTTGTACAAACAACTGATTCATGCACGTGAAAAAGCAGATGAACCCACCGCACAGCAACTGAATAAAGAGATCCGTTTCCGGCAGGACGAATATGATTATGTAAACAGTAATTATATTAAAATGAAGCCATTTTATTTTAATACGGGTTGCTGCTGTTACAGCGATGGAGATATTACCGGTATTGAAATAGCTGAAGGAATGATACGACTGATCAAATGGAAAAAGAAAGACAATGTTTCCATTCGTGAAATACTGGAAGAAATGAAGTTGATCGATCTGCTCATTTGA
- a CDS encoding RapZ C-terminal domain-containing protein — protein MQEIHEQIALLYQGCFGTLPVLIEKVPQSGSDRVYYRVTGEPTCIATWSKNIKETQTFLKFSKHFKQAKCPVPTIYAVSVDEMIYLQEDFGDVSLLNELEQHGYTDHTYRLFQQSLQQLAHMQIKGHEEFNYDWCITSREFGRQAIVSDLLYFRYYFLDTLKIPYDKEKLIEDFEDLSIYLTRVDHKYFMFRDFQSRNIQVKDGNVHFIDYQGGMKGAVQYDVASLLWQAKAELSDEWKDSLLDYYMDCVENVLQKEIDRTRFVSQYNGYVLIRLLQVLGAYGFRGLFERKAHFLTSIPLALRNIRWFLSNRNVGIVLPEFERLLGLMVQDEVIHRFEPPKATDETPLLVRISSFSYKSTGIPVDETDNGGGFVFDCRGILNPGRIEEFKTQTGRDKGVKDFLEQQTKMPQFLNSVYNIVDIAVEDYMQRNFANLQISFGCTGGQHRSVYAADALARHLKNKYGVKIELKHVVQDAKNWINKTY, from the coding sequence ATGCAAGAAATACATGAACAGATAGCGCTGCTATATCAAGGTTGTTTTGGCACACTGCCTGTATTGATTGAAAAAGTGCCACAAAGCGGAAGCGACCGTGTTTATTACCGTGTAACAGGCGAGCCAACCTGTATTGCCACCTGGAGTAAGAATATTAAGGAAACACAAACCTTCTTAAAATTCAGTAAACATTTTAAACAAGCGAAATGTCCGGTACCAACCATCTATGCAGTATCGGTTGATGAAATGATTTATCTGCAGGAAGATTTTGGTGATGTATCGTTGCTGAATGAACTGGAGCAACATGGTTATACTGATCATACGTATCGGTTGTTCCAACAAAGTTTGCAGCAACTGGCACATATGCAGATCAAGGGGCATGAAGAATTTAATTACGACTGGTGTATTACATCCAGAGAGTTTGGCCGACAAGCAATCGTTTCTGATCTGTTGTACTTCCGTTATTATTTTCTGGATACGTTGAAGATCCCATACGATAAAGAAAAACTGATCGAAGATTTTGAAGACCTGAGTATCTATCTCACCCGAGTTGATCATAAATATTTTATGTTCCGTGATTTTCAAAGCCGGAATATACAAGTGAAAGATGGCAACGTTCATTTCATCGATTACCAGGGTGGTATGAAAGGTGCGGTGCAATACGATGTTGCTTCTTTGCTATGGCAGGCAAAAGCAGAGTTATCGGATGAATGGAAAGACAGCTTGCTGGATTATTATATGGATTGTGTAGAAAATGTATTGCAGAAAGAAATTGACCGTACCCGATTTGTAAGTCAGTACAACGGTTATGTGTTGATCCGTTTGTTGCAGGTGCTGGGTGCGTATGGTTTCCGTGGTTTGTTTGAACGCAAAGCACATTTCTTAACAAGTATTCCATTGGCGTTGCGAAACATCCGTTGGTTTTTAAGTAACCGCAATGTAGGGATTGTATTACCTGAATTTGAACGGTTGCTGGGCTTGATGGTACAGGATGAAGTGATCCATCGTTTTGAACCGCCAAAGGCAACCGATGAAACACCGTTGCTGGTTCGTATCAGCAGCTTCTCTTATAAATCAACCGGAATACCTGTTGATGAAACAGACAATGGCGGTGGTTTTGTGTTTGATTGCAGAGGTATTTTAAATCCCGGCAGGATCGAAGAATTTAAAACACAAACCGGACGAGATAAAGGCGTAAAAGATTTTCTGGAACAGCAAACAAAGATGCCGCAGTTTTTAAACAGCGTGTATAACATTGTTGACATTGCTGTGGAAGATTATATGCAACGCAACTTTGCCAATCTGCAGATCAGTTTTGGATGCACGGGTGGACAGCACCGCAGTGTGTATGCTGCTGATGCATTGGCCCGTCATTTAAAGAATAAATATGGCGTGAAGATCGAATTGAAACATGTGGTGCAGGATGCAAAAAACTGGATCAATAAAACGTATTAA